Proteins from one Erysipelothrix larvae genomic window:
- a CDS encoding YbaN family protein, whose amino-acid sequence MKLKKIFYVVVSALFLVFGLIGIVVPGLPTTPLLLVSVFCAAHGSTRFHQWMIRQTWYKNHVESYVESRAMTRKSKAIILATASTMIGVAMIFVGYWQIKVMLMILVVLKYVYFLKYIETIEPTVQKEGKLE is encoded by the coding sequence ATGAAATTAAAGAAAATATTTTATGTTGTTGTGTCTGCACTTTTTTTGGTTTTTGGATTAATTGGTATTGTCGTACCAGGCCTACCAACCACCCCTTTATTGCTCGTCTCTGTATTTTGTGCTGCGCATGGTTCGACTCGCTTTCATCAATGGATGATTCGCCAAACATGGTACAAAAATCATGTAGAATCCTATGTTGAATCCCGTGCAATGACGCGCAAATCAAAAGCAATTATCCTCGCAACAGCATCCACAATGATTGGTGTTGCTATGATTTTTGTAGGATATTGGCAGATTAAAGTGATGTTGATGATCCTTGTTGTATTAAAATATGTCTATTTCTTGAAGTATATTGAAACGATTGAACCTACAGTTCAAAAAGAGGGAAAACTTGAATGA
- a CDS encoding ABC transporter ATP-binding protein/permease: protein MINWKLVGLVNTSKRRIKRIVLLSSGALLMQGLFLLIIKTWIDQGLAINQDFMFLCAGALLLIILKNGFNLFRFRQSTALSSEAKSTLRGLLFEKISRIEPSQMKTMNHAELGQLMSEGIDHCELYFGSYVPQFFYAFIAPVLLSIMVSFFSVNVAIWLCVCVPLIPIAIMAVQKIAKRLLEKYWGSYTTMSDNFLDRLKGLKTLKIFDVDDRMQDQIDADAEHFRKATMRVLIMQLNSISIMDWVAYGGACGAIIIALTQYNRGDLTLSALIFIALVSAEFFIPMRQLGSFFHVAMNGAQAARRIFSILDLEDMKRDVALTQLSKGYHLDDVTVHYGSKNALNHVSLDFTLNQTIGLVGESGSGKSTLVSLLSGFKSDYDGTILIDDMDIRSINLTDLYNHVGYVGSDSTVFQGSFRSNLQMNDSFSDELMMKSLQEVGLDHFVLSKGGLDFVLETGGDELSVGQKQRLCLARCLLRKKAVYIFDEVASGVDLESEMIILDAIHTLKAPNTLIIIVSHRLKSIEACDGIVVMDQGQCVGYGIHEYLMKSCPTYKNLVSTQRKQELFFEKGNDA, encoded by the coding sequence ATGATTAACTGGAAACTTGTCGGTTTAGTAAACACATCCAAACGTAGAATCAAACGGATTGTGTTATTAAGCAGTGGGGCTTTACTGATGCAAGGTCTTTTTCTACTTATAATTAAAACCTGGATTGACCAAGGCTTGGCCATCAATCAAGACTTTATGTTTTTATGCGCAGGTGCATTACTCTTAATAATCCTAAAAAATGGCTTTAACCTATTTCGTTTTAGACAATCTACTGCTTTAAGTAGTGAAGCAAAATCAACCCTAAGAGGGCTTTTGTTTGAAAAGATATCACGCATTGAACCCAGTCAGATGAAAACAATGAATCATGCTGAATTGGGTCAACTGATGAGTGAGGGAATTGATCATTGTGAATTGTACTTTGGGTCCTATGTGCCACAATTTTTCTATGCATTTATTGCCCCCGTTTTACTCAGCATAATGGTGAGTTTTTTTAGTGTAAACGTCGCAATCTGGTTGTGTGTTTGTGTTCCTTTGATTCCCATTGCAATCATGGCTGTTCAAAAGATTGCGAAACGTCTTCTAGAGAAATACTGGGGTTCATATACCACGATGAGTGATAACTTTTTGGATCGCTTAAAAGGATTAAAGACGCTGAAAATATTTGATGTTGATGATCGGATGCAAGATCAAATCGATGCTGATGCAGAGCACTTTAGAAAAGCAACCATGCGTGTACTTATCATGCAGTTAAATTCAATCAGTATTATGGACTGGGTTGCGTATGGTGGTGCATGTGGTGCGATAATCATCGCGCTCACTCAATATAACCGTGGGGATTTAACGCTTTCTGCACTCATTTTCATTGCTTTAGTGTCAGCGGAGTTTTTTATCCCAATGCGACAATTAGGATCATTTTTCCATGTTGCGATGAACGGAGCTCAAGCAGCACGGCGCATCTTCTCAATTCTTGATCTTGAAGACATGAAACGCGATGTCGCCCTAACACAACTATCAAAAGGGTATCATCTTGATGATGTCACTGTACACTATGGTTCAAAGAACGCATTGAATCATGTTTCACTGGATTTCACACTAAATCAAACCATCGGACTTGTAGGTGAAAGTGGGAGTGGAAAAAGTACCCTAGTTTCCTTATTGTCAGGATTTAAGTCAGACTATGACGGAACAATCCTTATTGATGATATGGACATTCGCTCAATTAATCTTACGGATTTATACAATCATGTGGGCTATGTTGGTTCAGATAGCACTGTATTTCAAGGGTCATTTCGATCAAATCTACAGATGAATGATTCCTTTTCGGATGAACTGATGATGAAAAGTTTACAAGAGGTTGGACTGGATCATTTTGTATTAAGCAAAGGCGGTCTGGATTTTGTTCTTGAAACAGGCGGGGACGAATTATCTGTTGGCCAAAAGCAACGGTTGTGTCTCGCACGGTGTTTACTTCGTAAAAAAGCAGTTTATATTTTTGATGAAGTCGCATCGGGTGTTGATTTAGAATCTGAAATGATTATTTTAGATGCAATTCATACCTTAAAAGCACCCAACACCCTGATTATCATTGTGTCGCATCGACTCAAAAGCATTGAAGCGTGCGATGGGATTGTGGTCATGGATCAAGGACAGTGTGTTGGATATGGAATTCATGAGTACCTTATGAAATCGTGTCCAACCTATAAGAATCTTGTATCAACACAAAGAAAACAAGAGTTGTTCTTTGAGAAAGGAAATGACGCATGA